In Camelus ferus isolate YT-003-E chromosome 10, BCGSAC_Cfer_1.0, whole genome shotgun sequence, the following proteins share a genomic window:
- the LOC102519616 gene encoding olfactory receptor 4C11, which produces MQQNSTATEFILLGLTQDPERQKMVFVIVFIFYVGTLVGNLLIIVTIKSSWTLGSPMYFFLFYLSLADSCFSTSTAPRLIVDALSTKKIISYSECMTQVFALHFFGCMEVFVLILMAVDRYVAICKPLHYPTIMSRQVCIILITLAWIGSFMHSMAQIIPALRLPFCGPNLIDRYCCDLQPLLKLACMDTYAINLLWVTNSGAICSSSFVILMTSYILILHSLQNHSAEARKKALSTCTSHVIVVVLTFGPCVFIYTRPPTTFPMDKMVAVFYTIGTPFLNPIIYTLRNAEVKNAMRKLWHVKITSENKR; this is translated from the coding sequence atgcagCAAAACAGCACTGCAACTGAGTTCATACTGTTAGGATTGACACAGGATCCTGAGAGGCAGAAAATGGTGTTTGTAATCGTCTTTATTTTCTATGTGGGAACCTTGGTGGGGAATTTGCTTATTATTGTGACCATTAAGTCCAGCTGGACACTTGGGagccccatgtacttcttcctattttatttgtCCTTGGCTGATAGCTGCTTTTCAACTTCCACAGCCCCCAGACTAATTGTGGATGCCCTGTCTACCAAAAAAATCATATCTTACAGTGAGTGCATGACCCAAGTCTTTGCACTGCATTTCTTTGGCTGCATGGAGGTCTTTGTTCTCATCCTCATGGCCGTTGACCGttatgtggccatctgcaaaccctTGCATTACCCAACTATTATGAGCCGCCAGGTCTGCATTATCCTGATCACTCTTGCATGGATAGGGTCTTTTATGCATTCCATGGCTCAGATTATCCCGGCCTTGAGACTGCCCTTCTGTGGACCCAATCTGATTGATCGCTATTGCTGTGACTTGCAGCCTTTGTTGAAACTTGCCTGCATGGACACCTACGCGATCAATCTGCTGTGGGTGACTAACAGTGGGGCCATTTGCTCCAGCAGTTTTGTAATTCTGATGACCTCATACATTCTTATTCTGCATTCCCTGCAAAACCACAGTGCAGAAGCGAGGAAGAAAGCTCTCTCCACTTGCACTTCCCACGTCATCGTAGTTGTCTTAACTTTTGGTCCATGCGTATTTATATACACACGCCCCCCAACCACTTTCCCCATGGACAAGATGGTGGCAGTATTTTATACTATCGGAACACCCTTTCTCAATCCAATCATCTACACACTGAGGAATGCAgaagtgaaaaatgccatgagaaAGTTATGGCATGTCAAAATTacatcagaaaacaaaagatga